A window of Daucus carota subsp. sativus chromosome 2, DH1 v3.0, whole genome shotgun sequence genomic DNA:
AATCTTTTATTTGGCAAGCTAGTTTCTGGTTGTTAGATGAACATCTAGCGGTcaggattataacatttttttaatacgTCCAGCCTGGCTGGAGTCATTTTACCCGTCCAGCGATTAAAAGCGCTTgcgtattaaaaaaaatttataatcctGATGGCTAGATATGCATCCAATGACCAGAAACGATTAAAAAGTCCCTGACAATCGACTGTTAGGGACTAGGACCCTATACATATGTGCTGCAAAAACAAGGACTGGGAAATCACTGTAAATTTTTAcggtttttaattttggaaGTTCTTGAAAAGTTTTGGGAAGCTTCAAAAGGACACATATATCTGcccttcttcatcttgctcTTTAGATCTGTAtcattaatcataaaaaatttaatttgtacataacaatCATATCATATGCAGCTGCTCTCACCTTGACTTGGAGAACACCGCAACTGCCACCATCATTGCTGGTGTTGCACCAATGAAGAGGTATGAATTGTGTCCGCCAACAGACTAATTAATGAAATTCCAACTtgttcaaaatgaaaattttgtgaacaaaaataatgattattcATATTACTATATATTTCAGCTATTTTGATGGAGCTGAGAAGAGCTTTGGAGCAGAAGGAGGAAACGCCTGCAAGTGCGGATCAAACTGCACCTGTGATCCATGCAACTGCtgatcatcatcaacatcatgcatatgatatataTGGAGATTACCAGCAAAGACTTAGCAGCTCGTCGCTTTGTTTATATATGTTCAGTTTAAATTAATGAATATTGAATAAGGCATCTCTGATCTTACCATCTAGAACTTCCATTCTTTTTGGATTTTACAGATGGCTTAGATTAGTGTACGCACTTGTGTTGTTCCTTTGTAATTAACTGCTATGTTggtattgaaatatatatatactatgtaAACAGCTTTACAGACAACCCTCAGATTACAAGACTGGCTGCCGGTGGCATTCACCCCCGCCCAGCCCGCCCGATCCCCGTCCCATCCGTTTGGGTGTGGAAATCATGCAGTTTTTCGGGAATCGGGAGACAGATCGGGAAAAGTTTTACAAAAAATTCGGGGACCGGGATGGTTAGGATACTAAATATCTCCCCACCGCGATTCGCCACGAAATATTTATTGGATTTTCTATACACACTAGTAACTAGTTTTTAGTTGAGCGGAATATTTTGATTGATCCGAAGATTTAAGTGCACGTAAAATCATCATTACTAATGGGATGAAAGCTAATAAAAAAATCTAGCACCCGattaaaaagtggttgttagcGTGTTGTTAGCTTGTGCACATGACACACGCCGTAAAATCCGATATTCATTGTACTGTTACATTCTCCGTCCAACGATGCAGACATTAATCATAAACAGAAAAAATCTCTTACGGGCAATTTGTCCAGCATTCTGCTATACATGGACAGTCTATCCAACTCAACCCAATTGTTACCACTTCTGTACCCAAACATTTAATAACTCTGACGAAAATGTTAAAGATTATAAAGATAAAGAAACGATCACGTTGTGTAGAAGAATTGAGATGCTCCCACGAGGAGAATCAATCGGTTCGGCCTTTCAGAGTTGGATGGGTGAAGGCCTACCAGTCCAAAGAGCCGATATTTTTCATACCATCAATCGTTTACGCAAGCGTAGATTCAACAAACGTGCCCTTGAGGTAACCATGCATTTAAGTCTGTTGTCTGTGATGTTTACATCCAACTGTTTGTAGTTATGCCTCACCGAAAAGGTCAATATTTTAGCTTTA
This region includes:
- the LOC108208901 gene encoding metallothionein-like protein 1, whose product is MSSCGSSTCSCGSSCKCGSGCNCSHLDLENTATATIIAGVAPMKSYFDGAEKSFGAEGGNACKCGSNCTCDPCNC